From Pararhodobacter zhoushanensis, the proteins below share one genomic window:
- a CDS encoding efflux RND transporter periplasmic adaptor subunit encodes MRVVPLITAALVLAFLYLLVMQRDALMAFVGVEASPVETAPMGAAAAAPVEDALFTVVVERITERDLESAIVLRGRTAASRSVEVRAQTGGLVTSQPRPRGALVSAGEVLCQLDPGTRAAQMSEAQARLSEARARLSEAQINQTTATRLAEEGFRAQNTTATADAAVQAALAGVEAANAGVEAASTELDRLTIAAPFDGLLEVNSAEIGSLMQSGGLCATVIQLDPMLIVGYAAEAQIDRLADGALAGARLSNGREVQGRVTFLARASDPATRTFRVEVTVPNPDLEIRDGMSADILVAATATRGHLVPGSALTISDDGTLGLRLVDETNHTFFQPVTVLRDAPQGFWVSGLPAEADVVVVGQEYVTDGIEVRVSRRGED; translated from the coding sequence ATGCGTGTCGTTCCGCTGATTACTGCCGCGTTGGTGCTGGCGTTCCTGTACCTGCTGGTCATGCAGCGTGACGCGCTGATGGCCTTTGTCGGCGTGGAAGCCAGCCCGGTCGAAACGGCACCGATGGGGGCTGCCGCAGCGGCACCGGTCGAGGATGCGCTGTTCACGGTCGTCGTGGAGCGGATCACCGAGCGCGATCTGGAAAGCGCCATCGTGCTGCGCGGCCGCACGGCGGCTTCGCGCAGTGTCGAGGTGCGCGCGCAGACCGGCGGTCTGGTGACCTCGCAGCCGCGCCCGCGCGGCGCGCTGGTCAGCGCCGGTGAGGTTCTGTGCCAGCTCGATCCCGGCACCCGCGCCGCGCAGATGAGCGAGGCACAGGCACGGCTGAGCGAAGCCCGTGCGCGCCTGTCCGAAGCGCAGATCAACCAGACCACCGCCACGCGTCTGGCCGAAGAAGGGTTTCGCGCGCAAAACACCACCGCCACCGCAGACGCTGCCGTTCAGGCGGCGCTGGCCGGGGTCGAAGCGGCGAACGCCGGGGTCGAAGCTGCCAGCACCGAGCTGGACCGCCTGACCATCGCTGCGCCGTTCGACGGGTTGCTGGAGGTGAACTCGGCCGAGATCGGCAGCCTGATGCAATCAGGCGGCCTGTGCGCAACGGTGATCCAGCTCGATCCGATGCTGATCGTCGGCTATGCCGCTGAGGCGCAGATCGACCGGCTGGCCGATGGCGCGCTGGCCGGGGCGCGGTTGTCGAACGGGCGCGAAGTGCAGGGGCGGGTGACCTTCCTTGCCCGCGCCTCGGACCCGGCGACGCGGACCTTCCGCGTCGAGGTGACGGTGCCCAACCCCGATCTTGAGATCCGCGATGGCATGAGCGCCGATATTCTGGTCGCCGCCACCGCAACGCGCGGGCATCTGGTGCCCGGCTCGGCGCTGACGATCAGCGATGACGGCACGCTGGGCCTGCGGCTGGTCGATGAGACCAACCATACCTTCTTTCAACCCGTCACCGTGCTGCGCGATGCGCCGCAGGGCTTCTGGGTCAGCGGGCTGCCCGCCGAGGCCGATGTGGTCGTGGTCGGGCAGGAATACGTAACCGACGGCATCGAGGTGCGGGTATCGCGCCGCGGCGAGGACTGA
- a CDS encoding efflux RND transporter permease subunit — MHGMIDWAAARARMVLAFVFLTLGAGVMAYVGLPKEGEPDIEVPALFISVPFQGISAADSETLLVRPMEQELSGLTGLTDMTATARQGYASVVLEFEFDWDKTATIADVRDRMSRAATNFPDGADSYSINEFNFSQFPIVIIAVSGDVPERTLMRAARNLERAIEGVDAVLSADVSGTRDEMVEVIIDPLRLEAYNVSAVELINAVTMNNQLVAAGDIETDSGRFSLSLPGSFEDPQDIYDLPIKHVGDRVVTLGDLATINMTFQDRQGTARFEGQPTLALQVVKRKGFNLIGTVEEVRAAVDAEVASWPPELRESITVTPALDRSYQVASMISQLEGSVLTAIALVMIVVLASLGTRTALLVGFSIPSSFLLSFILLGVMGVTISNIVMFGLILAVGMLVDGAIVVAEYADSEIASGKGPMQAYTTAAKRMFWPVISSTATTLCAFLPMLFWPGVAGEFMGMLPITLIFVLTSSLIVALIFLPILGGVTGRIARSFDGIAQHLRRLPWLLRLPFLAVALVVMVGGLATMLNPGLLIPDAGAVAQMGVLAVLPGALATMLGAAGMSISLNAVKPRPRARAVQSGYRRTPFGWLTKAVVGNPVMPFVVTAGIVFGVWQVFTYYGENNYGVDFFVSTEPEQGIVYVRARGNLSLAEKDALLQQVEQIVLAEPGIASSFAFGGSGGLEQNTGGGQAPRDMVGQIQFELLNWDERDGRPELLGQVVLDRMEAQFRQIPGIITEYMIMSGGPASAKPIHLRLTGQDFEVLGQAVETVEARMREIGGIIGIEDSRPLPGIDWEIRVDTATAGRFGADVATVGGMVQLVTRGLMLDTMRVDTSDEEIEIRVRLPEEDRLLSTLDTLRVQTPQGLVPLSNFVTREAVAQRGTIDRYGEQRYFDVKADAAPEMVSVVNADGSIARLAPLATLDARVHAEGSEAAQAAQSARQAVIEAGQHIVPVTPTERIAALTSWLEQETPLPGGIGWQWTGEQQDQEETGAFLGVAFGAAMGLMFIILLAQFNSFYNAVLVLLAVVLSTAGVLIGMLVMKQPFSMIMTGTGVVALAGIVVNNNIVLIDTYQDFLRYMPRIEAIIRTAEQRLRPVLLTTITTMAGLAPMMYGLSIDFVNGGYTLNSPTSMWWKPLATAVVFGLGISTVLTLVLTPALLAARIWIEGFAKALLPFLRAFAPGRARADRALKRRSGKVRHAEIIWDPAPAVAGPAVPSVVTPEAPAARPLKRGPRHAAE, encoded by the coding sequence ATGCATGGCATGATCGACTGGGCGGCAGCCCGCGCGCGGATGGTACTGGCCTTCGTGTTCCTGACGCTGGGCGCCGGGGTCATGGCCTATGTCGGACTGCCCAAAGAGGGCGAGCCGGATATCGAGGTGCCCGCGCTGTTCATCTCGGTGCCGTTTCAGGGCATCTCGGCGGCGGATTCCGAGACGCTGCTGGTCCGCCCGATGGAGCAGGAGCTGTCCGGCCTGACCGGCCTCACCGACATGACCGCCACCGCGCGGCAAGGATACGCCAGCGTCGTGCTGGAATTCGAATTCGACTGGGACAAGACCGCCACCATCGCCGACGTGCGCGACCGCATGAGCCGGGCTGCGACGAATTTCCCCGACGGTGCGGACAGTTACTCGATCAACGAGTTCAACTTCAGCCAGTTTCCCATCGTGATCATCGCGGTATCGGGTGACGTGCCCGAACGCACGCTGATGCGCGCTGCCCGCAATCTCGAGCGCGCGATCGAGGGCGTCGATGCGGTGTTGTCCGCCGATGTGTCGGGCACCCGCGACGAGATGGTCGAGGTGATCATCGACCCTTTGCGGCTTGAGGCTTATAACGTCAGCGCGGTCGAGCTGATCAACGCCGTGACGATGAACAACCAGCTGGTCGCGGCGGGGGATATCGAGACCGACTCGGGCCGCTTCTCGCTGTCGTTGCCCGGCAGTTTTGAGGACCCGCAGGACATCTACGATCTGCCGATCAAGCATGTCGGCGACCGGGTGGTGACGCTGGGCGATCTGGCCACGATCAACATGACCTTTCAGGACCGTCAGGGCACCGCCCGGTTCGAGGGGCAGCCGACGCTGGCGCTGCAGGTGGTCAAGCGCAAGGGCTTCAACCTGATCGGCACGGTCGAAGAGGTGCGCGCCGCCGTCGATGCCGAGGTCGCCAGCTGGCCGCCAGAGCTGCGCGAGTCGATCACTGTCACCCCGGCGCTGGACCGCAGCTATCAGGTTGCCTCGATGATCAGCCAGCTGGAAGGCTCGGTGCTGACCGCCATCGCGCTGGTGATGATCGTGGTGCTGGCCAGCCTTGGCACGCGCACGGCGCTGCTGGTCGGTTTCTCGATCCCGTCATCGTTCCTTTTGTCGTTCATCCTGCTGGGCGTGATGGGGGTGACGATTTCCAACATCGTCATGTTCGGCCTGATTCTGGCCGTGGGGATGCTGGTCGACGGGGCCATCGTGGTCGCCGAATACGCCGACAGCGAGATCGCCAGCGGCAAGGGGCCGATGCAGGCCTATACCACGGCGGCCAAGCGGATGTTCTGGCCGGTGATCTCGTCCACCGCGACGACGCTCTGCGCCTTCCTGCCGATGCTGTTCTGGCCCGGTGTGGCCGGTGAGTTCATGGGCATGCTGCCGATCACGCTGATCTTCGTGCTGACGTCCTCGCTGATCGTCGCGCTGATCTTCCTGCCCATTCTGGGCGGCGTGACCGGCCGGATTGCCCGCAGCTTTGACGGCATCGCCCAGCACCTGCGCCGCCTGCCGTGGCTGCTGCGCCTGCCGTTTCTGGCCGTGGCGCTGGTGGTGATGGTTGGCGGGCTGGCCACGATGCTCAACCCCGGCCTGCTTATCCCAGACGCCGGGGCCGTCGCGCAGATGGGCGTGCTGGCCGTGCTGCCCGGTGCGCTGGCGACGATGCTGGGGGCGGCGGGGATGTCGATCAGCCTGAACGCGGTCAAGCCGCGCCCGCGCGCCCGCGCGGTGCAATCGGGCTATCGCCGCACGCCGTTCGGCTGGCTGACCAAGGCGGTTGTCGGCAACCCGGTGATGCCCTTCGTGGTCACGGCGGGCATCGTCTTTGGCGTCTGGCAGGTGTTCACGTATTACGGCGAGAACAACTACGGCGTTGATTTCTTTGTCTCGACAGAGCCCGAGCAGGGCATCGTCTATGTCCGCGCACGCGGCAACCTGTCGCTGGCGGAAAAGGACGCGCTGCTGCAACAGGTCGAGCAGATCGTGCTGGCCGAACCCGGCATCGCCTCGAGCTTTGCCTTTGGCGGTTCGGGCGGGCTGGAGCAGAACACCGGCGGCGGTCAGGCACCGCGTGATATGGTCGGGCAGATCCAGTTCGAGCTGCTCAACTGGGATGAACGCGATGGCCGGCCCGAGCTTTTGGGGCAGGTGGTGCTGGACCGGATGGAGGCGCAGTTTCGCCAGATCCCCGGCATCATCACCGAATACATGATCATGTCGGGCGGGCCGGCCTCGGCCAAGCCGATCCACCTGCGCCTGACGGGGCAGGATTTCGAGGTGCTGGGGCAGGCGGTGGAAACGGTCGAAGCCCGGATGCGCGAGATCGGCGGCATCATCGGGATCGAGGACAGCCGCCCGCTGCCGGGGATCGACTGGGAAATCCGCGTCGATACCGCCACGGCGGGCCGCTTTGGTGCCGATGTCGCCACGGTGGGCGGCATGGTGCAGCTGGTCACCCGCGGGCTGATGCTGGACACGATGCGCGTCGACACCTCGGATGAGGAAATCGAGATCCGCGTGCGCCTGCCCGAAGAGGACCGGCTGCTCTCCACGCTCGATACGCTGCGCGTCCAGACGCCGCAGGGGCTGGTGCCACTGTCGAATTTCGTCACGCGCGAGGCCGTCGCGCAGCGCGGCACCATCGACCGCTACGGCGAGCAACGCTATTTCGACGTCAAGGCCGACGCCGCGCCCGAGATGGTCAGCGTGGTGAATGCCGATGGCTCCATCGCCCGTCTGGCGCCGCTGGCCACGCTCGACGCCCGTGTGCATGCCGAAGGCTCGGAGGCGGCGCAGGCGGCCCAGAGCGCGCGTCAGGCGGTCATCGAGGCGGGCCAGCATATCGTGCCCGTCACCCCGACCGAGCGCATCGCGGCGCTGACCAGCTGGCTGGAACAGGAAACCCCGCTGCCCGGCGGTATCGGCTGGCAATGGACCGGCGAACAGCAGGATCAGGAAGAGACCGGCGCGTTCCTCGGGGTCGCCTTCGGCGCGGCCATGGGGCTGATGTTCATCATCCTGCTGGCCCAGTTCAACAGCTTTTACAACGCGGTGCTGGTGCTGCTGGCGGTGGTGCTGTCCACGGCGGGCGTGTTGATCGGCATGCTGGTGATGAAACAACCCTTCTCGATGATCATGACGGGAACGGGGGTGGTGGCGCTGGCCGGGATCGTGGTGAACAACAACATTGTGCTGATCGACACCTATCAGGACTTCCTGCGCTACATGCCCAGGATCGAGGCGATCATCCGCACGGCGGAACAACGCCTGCGCCCGGTTCTGTTGACCACGATCACCACCATGGCAGGGCTGGCCCCGATGATGTACGGGCTGTCCATCGACTTTGTGAACGGCGGCTATACGCTGAACAGCCCGACCTCGATGTGGTGGAAGCCGCTGGCGACGGCGGTGGTGTTCGGGCTTGGCATCTCGACGGTGCTGACGCTGGTGCTGACCCCGGCCCTGCTGGCGGCGCGCATCTGGATCGAGGGCTTTGCCAAGGCGCTGCTGCCCTTCCTGCGCGCTTTCGCGCCGGGCCGCGCCCGCGCCGACCGCGCGCTCAAGCGCCGCAGCGGCAAGGTGCGCCATGCCGAGATCATCTGGGATCCGGCACCCGCCGTCGCGGGGCCGGCGGTCCCGTCTGTCGTGACGCCTGAGGCGCCTGCTGCCCGTCCTCTCAAACGCGGCCCCCGCCACGCGGCGGAGTGA